The genomic window NNNNNNNNNNNNNNNNNNNNNNNNNNNNNNNNNNNNNNNNNNNNNNNNNNNNNNNNNNNNNNNNNNNNNNNNNNNNNNNNNNNNNNNNNNNNNNNNNNNNNNNNNNNNNNNNNNNNNNNNNNNNNNNNNNNNNNNNNNNNNNNNNNNNNNNNNNNNNNNNNNNNNNNNNNNNNNNNNNNNNNNNNNNNNNNNNNNNNNNNNNNNNNNNNNNNNNNNNNNNNNNNNNNNNNNNNNNNNNNNNNNNNNNNNNNNNNNNNNNNNNNNNNNNNNNNNNNNNNNNNNNNNNNNNNNNNNNNNNNNNNNNNNNNNNNNNNNNNNNNNNNNNNNNNNNNNNNNNNNNNNNNNNNNNNNNNNNNNNNNNNNNNNNNNNNNNNNNNNNNNNNNNNNNNNNNNNNNNNNNNNNNNNNNNNNNNNNNNNNNNNNNNNNNNNNNNNNNNNNNNNNNNNNNNNNNTACATACAACTTTGGgttgcgagcgcagagagagcagagcgagcgagcggtttgtcagagccgagcgcgagcagagagaggcgagcgcgagcagagagagccgagcgtgcggagagagagccgagcgcgcacggagagagccgagcgcgagcagtttgtcagagttgagcggtctgtactctcaaatcagtgtcactgcgcgctcaacctggtggcacaaaaGTAACGCCATAGAAATGAGAGCATTGACTCTGCGAGCTGCTGAGGGTCGGGACGTGTGCCGAGCAGCTCAGTTCCACAGGCAAGGCCCGGGACACAGGCACGGCTCCCGGACCCCAGCGGGCCTGATCACCAGGTCTTTGACCACCTCCACCGTCCCGAACAGAGGGTACAGCGTCTCCATGAAGTTCTCGTTGTAGGTGAACAAATGGGAGCGCCTCTCCACGTTGTAGAAGGACAGCTGGCCCTGCCCGAAGTCCAGGTAGACCCCCACCTTCCTGGGCGCCGGGCTGTGCGCTAAAGGAGTGGCGGGCACCGTCAGCGCCTTCAGGTCCGCGCCTCTCTCCAGGCGGACGGTCAGGTAGCCCGTGTCCGTGTTCAGCGAGCGGAAGCCCCGCCGCACAGCCGACGCCTTGGCCACGCCCAGGCGCCAGTCCCGctcgcccacctccacctcccagtAGTGGCGCCCCGAGGCGTAGCCCTCCCGGCCCACGGCGCACCACCAGCCGTCGAAGCGTCCCTGGCACGCGGCGACATCGCGGCGCTCCAGGCCGCACCTCATGCGCTTCTCGTCGCTGGAGACGAGCAGGCCCGGGTTAGCCGACTCCGGGTCCAGGGTGACGTCCTCTGTTGAGCCGACAGAGCAGTTAGAGCCGTTAGAGCCGGAAATACTACTCACGTTCATCTGGGAGGAAAGGATTTTCATACCTGCTGCGTCGCAGATCCAGTTCCACACTGAAACGACAACAGCACACAAAAAGCTGCCTTAATGTGTTTTCTGACACGTCAGATAAGGACTTTTAGATACTGGCAGTTAAACAACCGGGACTTCAAGAAGACCCTAAACTGCTTTCtgagttatttgtgttttatgttgatgCTTGTATGATCTGTAGTTCTGTTTCTGTGCCTCTAGTAGACCTGTTATCACTCGGTTGTCTCTGCAGTTTTGAATAATCTGGTTTCATTCctgttacctccgccaaggaggttatgaaTTCAGTAgcgttttttttgtctgtctgtctgtgtacaagattacttaaacagctatgaatggatttttatgaaatttttaGGAACCGTCAAGCGGTgggattttggtggtgatccggtcaaagttcagggtcacagatcagcccgcgctctaactctgcaaccatgtaacagagaaaaataaactgcacatttggacacctcttaggtcggggtgatcaccattgatttcaaggtcatggggtcaaaggtcaacatcacagttgacctggTGTTCTAACgctgcagcagtgtaatgtaggaatgtcaaactgcacagccgGAGTCAATGTCTGTTGATTTCGTGGTTCgtgggggtcaaaggtcaaagtcacaggtaacccctacatgtgacccttttgtttccttcaccgaggaggttctgtttttggtttgtttgtctgatttggatgaagttttcaggaaatgttggggtcgacactgtttttttatatcacgccgtggccttggcggaggttttgCGCTCTCTGAGGGTTTCCAGTTCCCTGTGTTTTGATTTGTGATGTTTGGTTTCACTCTCTGTGCCTCCCTGTATTACCTGCCGCCTTCTCCCTCAGTCGGTACTTTTCCAGGTCAGCCCGCcacacccacctacacctgttctcggtttgtaatcagtcacctgtgtccaacTTCCTCGTCAGCCCCAGCCTATATGggcccagtcccaatactcacactacacccctctatgaagtgtgtactcagtcgaagtgcacagaagggtttgtgtgtgcaggttacaagcatgcagacattggagaattgggacagtgtAACTGTGACATTCAACATGGTGGACCTGTtgctgttttggcattttaagaaggtgccagtacgattttaaaagtacagtataggtattttagctttccaaagtcattgcaggagatatttggatgtagtacacaaagggggcggggctaaagagcactccggagaattgggacacactacgcactcaaacccttcagcatgaacgcgcatttgaaggacatGAGGGTGCGAGTGTATTGGGAAATattggcccggtcccaatacacTCGCACTTGGAGTATTGGGACTTGCTTGACTTTAGAATTCCTATAAAGAAAGTTCATCCTCCTTTCAGTTCTGGGGTTTTACACAtcagaacaaatttaaacagagcAGATCTTTAGCAGGTTCCATTTCCAAAATGATTCAACTCTAACCTCAAgcgtacaaaaacacacaacagatccaaccatgttgttatttattcaaTAGAAAAAGCCTAAATAGGAAAAAGTGTCTCCAGAAACCTTGCTGCTCCCATAGAGTGACAGATACAACAGCAGcctggagctgctgatcagatgtattGATTTGATTGGGTGGACTTCCTTTTTCCCCATGGCAGGATCTCCATGTTGTATTTACGGTTAATTTCTTCCTCCCTGATTAAGGAGGGGAGTTAACGGTGTAATCAACATCCTGAAGTGAACGTTAAATGATTAGTCACTAATTCATGACTACCTGTTTTAAGCAGTTGGgagtgaaaacaacaaataaaaacagaaggcaaTGTTTTCATCTTGTATTAAACCCTACGACAGGGTATGAATGGTGAAACTgaggagtttgtttttgtcacagccTGACTATCGggttctgctttctttttataGTCTTGGATTTCTATGTCCTTGATACCACAGTCAGTAGAGCCTggaaatattaatgtttttccccatactttgttttgctttctcaTATTTATCCAGAGCTGTAAAACATTCGACTCAAATAAGGGAACGCCTGCTTTTAAAtggcctctttttgttttatcgtCATCATAGTTCAGCCCAGTTTAATATCAGACTGAAGCACCTCTGTGAGAATATAAATTATACGGCGGTGACCCCTGAAGGAGGCAGCCGGAAtaaaatcttgatttttttttttcctccgttTTTTCAGATTTCCCAGGATTATATAATGCAGAtgatggaggggtggggggtggggataaaaaaaaagctggttgCAATTTCACTTTGAGAAATGTTCTGCCTATGTTAAATAACTTGCACAAACAATCATTAAGTAGAGAAAACATTCCctctgtagccattttttgagCTTTTCAGGAATAcacaaacttttcatttttaccgTTACACTTCGTTGTTCCTGTGTCACTTTTAACGTCTGATGCGGTATCAAAtgaaaggttttaataaattaccaaaaaaataataaattagcCTTTTATTTGCAGActcacaattcttttttttttttggtggtggtgggggggggaataaaaagCGGTATTGACGTTTATTTGTCCAGTAAAAGCTCCTATCATAAACAAAGCACGTCACCATCtacaaataaacactaaaagtcGGGACACGCAGTCAGGAAATACGAGGTCATAAAAAtctaactgtttttttttttttttttttactgtttacgACGCAGCTTCACAGCAGTCCCTCCGTACCCTCCGCTGCTCCCTGGTCTCACCACATCTGAGCCGCTGCGCAGAGATCTGCGGCAAGAACTCTACAGCTACGTGACGGTCGCTGGTTCTTTTCTCCAGCGAAAAGCAGAAGGACGCAGACTGCCGGGGATCGGGCAAACACGCCGTTCTTACAAATTGGCGGATCTTGTGTGAATTTTTGTttagagcaaaaacacaaaacagctgccaggaaatatttaattcatgttttcatttaaagaaaacagccaTCATTTTAAACGAGCTATAAGAGTGACATTTATGAGTTTCAAAGAAGAGGAGTATGCTGCATTCAAGAAATGATTATTTAGTAAACTGTTATTCATACTAATGAATGTTTCCAATCAGAGATATGtaagtgtgtatatatatatatattgtatatattaTTGTATTGAAGTTTAGTTTAATTGATGGAGAAGAGGTGGGATTAAATAAGTATATCATTCTTTCCACCCCTTTTCGTTCTGTAGACCAACAAATGGATATTGTGTGCAACcctttgtatctttttttttgatttctcGTTCCCCTTCGTTTCCTGCCAGTTTCTTTTCTTATGGTTTACATGTCACCAGCAACCGGGCACGTGAACTTACCGCCGTGTGGAATGTAGCGATCAGCATCTGAAAGAAGAACACCAGAGCCGTGATTCCAAGAGCAGCTGGACGTTCTGCTCTTTGACAACAATTTTTACCTACAAAGACTTTAACGACTGAATAACCAGGGAGCTTTTAAATAATCTCCACTTACCAACCCTTTGGCTCCTCTGCTTCGTCACCAGCCACTGCTTGGTCACATCCTCCTACACAAACACAGTATGGAAGCAGACAGATATAAATCTAAAGCAGGCCGAGGTGACCTAAAAACATAACGATGTCCATCATCTTTTAGCCTCGGCTCCAATTAGAGGCGTGCTCATCTATTTATTACCAATCAATTCAAGCTTAGAGTATGAGTCACACATACGGACCTTTACTGGGCTGTCAGCGTTCATCACGGCCAGCATTATGAGGTCCACAGCTCGGAGGAGGTTGGGCAGGCGGCCCCTCTTCCACTGGAACTCCAGGTCGTCCAGCATCATGAGGACAGGCTCGCCCGGCCACACGGTGGGctgaagcagacagacacaacCGCCCCGATTAGCCACGATGACGATTATCATCAGATTATCGTCTTGATCAGACATAACGAGGGAACTGGGTCAGACCAGTCAGCCTCGGCGGGCGACCTTGGGCCGCGTATTCACCTGAGCCCTGCTTTTAATCCTGCGCGTCCAGTCCAGGATGACCCTTTTGTGCGGCCCCATGTCGTACTC from Kryptolebias marmoratus isolate JLee-2015 linkage group LG17, ASM164957v2, whole genome shotgun sequence includes these protein-coding regions:
- the zgc:194990 gene encoding E3 ubiquitin-protein ligase TRIM17 isoform X1; amino-acid sequence: MMKNCLQFLIEPAKKLKIRLKESRKRVKQDRKEPLVESQLFIMELARELNRICQRSHILTHIWTGEDVWPADVCRDFIVDWAAVLEKRVQNKIMPCEYQYERRDWKGRLLCVLESGGEYDMGPHKRVILDWTRRIKSRAQPTVWPGEPVLMMLDDLEFQWKRGRLPNLLRAVDLIMLAVMNADSPVKEDVTKQWLVTKQRSQRVDADRYIPHGVWNWICDAAGMKILSSQMNVSSISGSNGSNCSVGSTEDVTLDPESANPGLLVSSDEKRMRCGLERRDVAACQGRFDGWWCAVGREGYASGRHYWEVEVGERDWRLGVAKASAVRRGFRSLNTDTGYLTVRLERGADLKALTVPATPLAHSPAPRKVGVYLDFGQGQLSFYNVERRSHLFTYNENFMETLYPLFGTVEVVKDLVIRPAGVREPCLCPGPCLWN
- the zgc:194990 gene encoding E3 ubiquitin-protein ligase TRIM17 isoform X2, translated to MMKNCLQFLIEPAKKLKIRLKESRKRVKQDRKEPLVESQLFIMELARELNRICQRSHILTHIWTGEDVWPADVCRDFIVDWAAVLEKRVQNKIMPCEYQYERRDWKGRLLCVLESGGEYDMGPHKRVILDWTRRIKSRAQPTVWPGEPVLMMLDDLEFQWKRGRLPNLLRAVDLIMLAVMNADSPVKEDVTKQWLVTKQRSQRVDADRYIPHGVWNWICDAAEDVTLDPESANPGLLVSSDEKRMRCGLERRDVAACQGRFDGWWCAVGREGYASGRHYWEVEVGERDWRLGVAKASAVRRGFRSLNTDTGYLTVRLERGADLKALTVPATPLAHSPAPRKVGVYLDFGQGQLSFYNVERRSHLFTYNENFMETLYPLFGTVEVVKDLVIRPAGVREPCLCPGPCLWN